The genomic region ACCAGATTGCGCAGATTGTCCATCTTGGTGACCGGTGGCTCCTGGATCGGGCCGGTCAGATGGTTAAGGCTCAGGTTGACAAACTCAACTCGCGGCATGTGCGATAGAATGACGAAAACCTACAAAGAAAATACACCCATTACCATCCGTACTTTCCTTCAAAAAGGCTCACTCGGAAACTCACTTCATTCCAGTTGTTGAGCTTGTTTTGCGCCAAATCTAGCTCCTTCACGATGCGACACTTCTTCTTCAGGTCTTCCGGTTCGCCGGCGCGATCGATATTGCAGTCATTCAGCACCAGCAGCTGGGGGGTGctgggggaagaaaaacaaagttccATTACACTAACCATCCGCGTACCATGCATCGGACTTGCAGTAGTCAGTTCCACACAAAGAAATCATTGTGTCGCTTCGGGCGTGCGTGCAAAAATGGGCATTTAGTGCTCAGTCGTCATTCGACGACCGAGCGGTGTGCATCCGGTGGGCGTAAGGGATTACTTGTGCACCCCGACTAACCGAGTTGGAAGGGGGGGTGGGTAATTAATGTGTCAGATCATTATCATTAGGTTGGCGGTAAAGTCGTGACACGCTTCTGAGAGACCTCTCGTGATTGGATCAAgatcaaatggaaaagtttttctacTAATGAGATTCAATCGGGCCAtcagaaataacaaatttaataaacccTATTCCGACTAATGAATAGGGAAtgcaaaatgtttctttttgtttttcaatgcttTCGAATTACAAACTGCACATTAATTGTAATACTTAATTGTATACTTAGTTTATGAAGCTTTTGAATATCTATTAAAATACGCCTTTAAGGATAAACCagtatatttttctaaaaagtgCATTTTACTTCACAATCAATGAATAGGAAAACCATTACTGTAAAAACCTCTTCGAAATCATTGACTAAAACTATCAATATTCGATACTGTGTGCTGTTTCCTCCATGAAGAGACATAAAGAGACAAAGGATTTTGAATtccatttagtttttttaattcatgaacTTGTTTGAAATGTGCAATCTGTTCCACACGTTGTAAccttaacagaaaaaaaaatgaaaatcccTGTTTTGGCAGCATTCCATATcgaacaaaacatgttgaatCGCCAACAAAATCCTCTGGCTCCATTGTTCGTCTTTCGATGtcctttgcttttcttcttaACCCTTCTTTGCATGGTGAGGGAAATTTCAATCATAATATCTagtcaacaaaaaaaggtacTCAAAACTCTTGTACTGCaaatttgttgttgctggaaacatttcaaaaacagTCAAAAATTAGGAttaggatttttttaaatatttttcctttaatcTAGAGCATTAATTACATCACcctgatttattttaaaaaaatagcaaaaattaTGCAAAGAAGGGTTAAATCGCTTCTTATGCCATTTGTTGAAAGACTGCAACTTTATTGCACATGGTGCATCTTTGATATACATGCTAAACTTAGGTTTAGTTTATAATTCAGTAAATATCCATTAGATCAACAAAGGTTCTCCTTCGCAATTTCGCAGTCATTTTTTGACTGATCaggtactttttcaatcacatttatttcGTAAGGTTGATCTATTCGaccaaatgttaatgcatgaatttcacacattttgttaatgttgaatgaatgttaatttaaaagtattcaaaaaccaaattttcttttaaataatgaACATAATTTGCGTTAAAGTTTCAAGCGTAAAAATctcggtagttctagtgttaaatatATGGCAACATCTAATaggatattttaaaaaatctctAAATATCAGATAGATGAATCTGTTTAAGTTTTTCAGTGCATTCTTTTAGTCCTAAACTTGATATACAAAACATACTTGCTTCCTGTTGATTtattattaaacatttttcttccgttaCTCCTCGACTCTGATTCAATATACTGTTCTATCCTTTTATTATTTCGTGATGGTTTACGTACAGTACAGTATTCTCCATTATTGTAAAACTGAACCCGAAGATGTCGACTGTAGCAAGACATAAGCAAGAATTATTTGACCCCATACAGTCCAAAACATGATCGACGAAGCTTTTCGGCGAAAGCAATCATATTAATCACTTCATGGTACGAACTACATTTCACAACCTTTCCCTACAATCTAATGCCATCAATCTAACTAGAAGTACCACTAGCTTTATCGACCCATTACCATTGACCTCCAAATGAATCACTCCGATGCGTTTATGTACGTTACGTGGTTGGACCATGGGCTTAGGAACCCGGTGGGTCCGATACCTACCTTTGTCTAGGGGGTAGCTTCGGCACAAAGATGGACACCAGCACcgcttcctcctccttctcgtGCTCCTCTTTCTCGTCCGGCTCTAGGCCGTACTTCTCTTCCAGCGCTTCCAGCAAGGTTGGCATTCTGATGGCGTTTGTTCCGCTTGGGACGGGTGGAGAggtgaattgaatgaattttcacaATTTCACAATCAGCACAATTCGCGTGGGTTCGCAAATGTCAGCTTCCCGAtcagctccagctccagctAGAACGGGGCAACTTTGATGGCGTCTGTTTGGGGAGAGAAAATAAGAGTAAACCGGTTAATTTCAGGGTTGGTAGACGATTACACAAACGGACCGCGCGATCGTGGGGAGGAGGGAGAAATCATAAATCATGGTTCGTCGATGAAAGAACACAGGAAACGCAAAGTGGTGGAACAATAAATCGTCACGATTTGAACCACCGCTTTTCAGTGAATTTTCCAGCGCGCAGCCAGCCGACTCGCCAGCCTTTGTTTACGTTCTATTACAGTGAACGCGAGCGCGAGCCACTTTCCTTCTCGAAATCGATTTCACCGTTCGCGATCTGTGGCCAACCgttgtgtttcgtttcttttccaccgtATCTCtagtttttcccttcttttgtttgctctgcgtttttttcccccattttgcTCTCGCACACCGTTACCAATTTGTATCCGCAAGTTGTAACGCGTGCGCTTATTTACTATTTAAAGCCATTATACAATAGTGGGGCCCGTCGGAGAGTAGGCCAGCACTTGGCAAAAACGCAGGAGCAACGGCGAGCGGGAGGGAAGGTCGCGGAACGCGCGAGGAATAACAATAATAGTAGCGTTCAAAGAGATCCGCGACACGACACGAAACAAACGgagcaataacaacaacacgcCGTCATGTGCAAACCACGGTGTACTACTACTATAGTACTAACAGCTCGCATCGCAGCAGCccgtgcaaacacacacacaagctgaTTTGTTGCACGCGAAACGGTGTGCAGTTCTACTCGGTCCACGTGCAGTGATGCATCAAATCgggtttttgaaaataaacttcaTGGAGGAAAGCCGTATTTCCGCGGGTATAACATCACCCTTGCATAACACCACcccaatatttaaaaatcattttacttaaaacaatttttttgaaagcatttattatttttgaaatttttgttgcaTGTTGTACTAAGAATTATTCTCAAAATTACTTcgctttgaaaaaaatgtatctgTTTTATCTCACTTCTGGGGCAAGTTCTTTTCAAATTCTTTAACAAAATGTAACTTCCATTCTAagattttgaatttgttttttttaagtttagtAAGTATTTTATATCGTATGCAACCCATTCACGCCATGTTATTGGTGAACAAAGAATAATATAAAGGAGCCCCGGAACATAGGATAAGTTTCAACTAGCAGAAAGGCTAAAATTGATTCTGTAAGTTTGATGTCCCAGAATACAACTAGTCGAAGGagaaacgttggaaaaaaCGTGTTTTAAACGAGAAAACACATTTGTCTTCCgtcgaaaacaaaagaaacaacaaaagaaaattaaattccaaAGATTTCAAGATCTTATCAACGATTTATATACAAACATTATATCAAATTTCGATTTTAAGATTTGCTGTGCTGATTTGTTGAAGTTTGTTAACTAATAAACAGTAAAGCAATAGTAATATTTGAAATagtaaatttgataaaaatgatgtttgataaatttggaaaattcTGGAGATACGAAGAAATCGTCGGCTagaataaaaacttaaaaggAAACCACATTCCCAACGGTACATCACTGTCCGCTAGTTAAACGTGCGTGAAGCAAGGGGGAAGGATGCACGTGCGGAGGTTTCGATGCACGCGGATCAGCTGTTTgtggtgtttgtatgtttgcaGGCATGCTCGCACACACAGGTACAAGCTGGCGCTAGGTGGGAGGAGGCGTTGGGGCCAAACGCGAATCGCCCTTTCGAACCACAGACAGCAAACCGCGCGTTGACCGATCACTGCACAGTCTCCGCACGTATAACGTGCCTCtccatttcaattttatttctattcgtGTTTACTCCTTCAGCTGGGGGCATCTAGAGCGTTGGAGCGTCTCTGAACCGCGCGTCTGCAGCGCCATGCTCCCACCACACGCCCGGTGTGCAGCTCGTGTCCTCTTGCCGTGCTGACGAAATACCACTTCTTGTATTCGCGAAGGTGAATCACGTAACAAAGAGACGGTCGGGTCGGTACGGCGCAATCATATTGTTGCAACCACCGACCGTCGAAAGACCTCAACGTTACAACCTTCCCCCCATGTTAGAGACGCTTTCCAGAAGCCTTTCGCGAAACGAAGGTATCTTCGATACGGACGGTGTGGTTAGAATCTGTTTCTTGTCGAATAAAGTAGGCTTTGTTGGATGCTTACCTTTATATCCTTGCGTCCTAGATTGGACCAAACTAGTTGGTGGATGTGGATGTAGAACAATCCCAGTCGGTTTCTAATATAATCACTAGAATTTTGAGATTATGTTTCGCTCCTCTCGAAGGCTGCTGATTGTTTCGCAACTATAATCTAACACATTCCAATTTTAACTGACAAGCAATTTTGAACCGTCGCGTATTTCACACTTCTTCGTACGTCATTCAAAGGGTCATCGCGGATTGGACACAACAAGATAGCGGACACTTTACTACGAGACGAAATAGATCCCGCCTGCCCTACGAGACGAAACCGGACCAGCAAAccgaaaactatttttttccactttttttttcttttgcgacGAGCGGTGTGTGTTTGATTGAGGCAagccaaaaataaacaacgaaaCTAAGCAACTACTACTGCGTTCAATGTCAAGCTGTTAATTTTTCGTTCACCCGTTGcgtttttccacttccactggTAGCATTTTCCGCTCGACCCGTTCTGGACTTTCCCTTTTGGCACATTAGAAGAGGTGTGTGATTTGGTGAGCGTTTCACATTCGGCATTAAACAAACAGTATTGTTTTCACTTGGAAAGAGTTCGTTACAATGGAAGATATTCCAAGGGCTTCGTATTCCTTTTATTCAACTCTCAGACCGTATTGCGCACTACATCTTTAGCTATTCCTAAGAAAGAACGCACCAGCGACAAAGCATCGCGAAACTTGAGCAGCACGGTCCTACCGTGCCGAGCAGTAATTCAATACTGGTTTATTTTGAGTCATCACAACTACCTGCGCCTTCATGTTTTTAGGAATCCTTCATGTTACACCAACCAAGGAAATGAAGGCAGGTTGTATTTCAGATTGCGCAAATCGAAATTTAACTACAACAAAGTTGATCTGCATTTTATCTATTTCAGTTAAGCTAGGAAGCGAAATACACTTAACTTTTTCAttctgtttattattttttttatgaataaagcataaaaaacatgCTTTACGTTTCCTACTATTGATCAATCCTTGATATTTTTTCGAATTTCGAATCCGAGTTTGACAGCatatcgaaaacaaaacatgattCAGAGCTCGAGTTTACAAAGAAGGTTTGAAAGTAACATTTTTACAACTTTGCGGTGTTTGTGTTTAGTTGATAATCGAATCTCGAAGCGGTGAGTGCATTTCGCTGACCTTTCTCTAGTTCAAAAGGTGTCTGCTTGGTAGTAACAAGACTGATAAGACTGGAGTAGAAGGATCCTGTGACGAAGCCTGTTCTAAAAAGAAAGCAGCTCATATGGCGATCGTCGGAAGCATGTTGCAAGCGttattggttttaatttttatcgcTACATCCCCTATCTACGGCGGaccggaagaggaagaaggcGTAAAGTATGCTGATCGCTGCGAAGCGTGCAAAATACTCGCTACGGAACTGCAAGCCCGGCTCACCGAAACCGGCAAATCACACGACGTCATAGAGCTCGGGTAATTTTCCTACACTTTTCTTATCCTGTGTGTTCAATTGCAATCATTTTAACGACCATTCTAATGCCAGGTACTCCGTGGACGATGTGAAGCCCAAAAAGCGCACCGAGTACCGGCGCAGTGAGCTTCGTTTGCTGGAAACATTGGAGAACGTGTGCGAGCGAATCCTGCAGTACAACATTCACAAGGAGCGCAAGGACAGTACCCGTTTCGCCAAAGGGATGTCGCAGACATTCCAAACCCTGCACGGACTCGTCGATAAGGGTGTTAAGGTGGACCTTGGCATCCCATAC from Anopheles coustani chromosome 3, idAnoCousDA_361_x.2, whole genome shotgun sequence harbors:
- the LOC131272829 gene encoding protein canopy homolog 4 translates to MAIVGSMLQALLVLIFIATSPIYGGPEEEEGVKYADRCEACKILATELQARLTETGKSHDVIELGYSVDDVKPKKRTEYRRSELRLLETLENVCERILQYNIHKERKDSTRFAKGMSQTFQTLHGLVDKGVKVDLGIPYELWDKPSAEITQMKTQCETLIEGYEDVIEKWYFEKQDQKPLIEYLCVDNVLRNKNHQCLYEELDDAKKKTKNKKAKAAKEEL